The Mucilaginibacter yixingensis genome window below encodes:
- a CDS encoding SusC/RagA family TonB-linked outer membrane protein — protein MKIFKFSPHRKKFYFILCLIVCTLSLRAQVKMPGQLHFEQKRISVQDIVNSLKTKYGFKVSFNTDVNMATMVTLSSEDVSFETLASVLQQQASIGIKNIDGNVVIKRLELVSVSGIVLSADDKQPLVGVTITDVNKKFVGSTNIDGKFSVRVPRSTAVNFSMVGYEAQKQVYNSNALGVSITLNATAATLNEVVVTALGIKREEKALGYAATVVKGQDLTDALSNNWTDALSGKVAGLNLIRSNSGPMGSTKIILRGENNLTGDNAALIVLDGVVISSSSGRRSAIAGESVYGTSSDNMPADYGSNVDDLNPEDIESVTVLKGAAAAALYGERGNNGAVIITTKSGNSKKKGLGVTLNSNASIANVNRWPALQYEYGQGLAGANYYSYGASADGASTSGTSSAYGPRFDGQMFYQFDPTTQTVGKTRTPWVAYPNSGVKQYFNQGQTYTNTVTVDGGNDRTSGRFSVTNVKNTWIVPNTGYGRNSAAMSINSKLTDKLTINSKVTYDNRFSDNLPGAGYGNQSIMYWFIFWQPSADINWLKNYWKLGQTDRAIEYPFSSFPENPYAVAYEFLNKSNRNAITGNASATYQFTKELSLQLRTSLDMSYEQREQDRPYDAGSKYVYGSYRTQDIFNQEVSGDFLLRYAKKIGKDFDLSVTAGGSMLANRYRKDEVRADSLTYPGVYSYSNAKGPLIYVTSPDNPYQRYNINSFYGIMDVAYKSYLYLELTDRQDYNSNLATPLRTNSVGLNFPSASASFILSDVAKMPSYIDYLKFRASAAQVGNGGLDAYRTAFNYVSAGSLFGGGLSNPSLLTNPNIQPLRTTTYEVGTEVNMLKNRIGFDLALYAGNTKNQQLVRQLDRSSGYPSFITNVGQVNNQGVEFSIHGSPIKSDRAGGFNWTLMGTFTANRNKIISLPDSTLILRTGSVGGGQVVAKVGGSMGDLYGNGFLRAPDGQIVYDKTTGFAKLAPGVVYLGNTMPKYKVSWGSTWTYKNIALHVLFDAQHGAVAHSLMNYKMVEQGKLQSTLPGRYNGIIGNGVVQNADGSYSPNTTLTFDVDNYYRSQMGQDNAEGSTFSTDFIKFREASLSYTLPVNLVKKAGLQRVTIGVYGRDLFIWSPWPMFDPEFGTLSGTDITTGFEIGQFPSTRTLGANLTVSF, from the coding sequence ATGAAAATCTTTAAATTTTCGCCCCATCGAAAAAAGTTTTACTTCATCTTATGCCTCATCGTCTGTACGCTATCGCTCAGAGCACAGGTAAAGATGCCCGGGCAGCTCCATTTTGAGCAGAAGCGCATTAGCGTGCAAGACATTGTTAACAGCCTCAAAACCAAGTATGGTTTTAAAGTATCGTTCAACACCGATGTAAACATGGCAACAATGGTTACCCTTTCGTCAGAGGATGTTTCTTTCGAAACCCTGGCGTCTGTTTTACAACAGCAGGCCAGCATCGGCATAAAAAACATTGACGGTAATGTGGTTATCAAAAGGCTGGAATTGGTATCGGTTAGCGGTATCGTACTTTCTGCTGATGATAAGCAACCACTAGTTGGTGTTACCATTACCGATGTTAACAAAAAATTTGTAGGCTCAACCAACATTGATGGTAAGTTCTCTGTGCGCGTGCCGCGCAGTACTGCTGTTAACTTTTCTATGGTAGGTTATGAGGCGCAGAAACAAGTATACAACAGCAATGCGCTTGGCGTAAGCATCACGCTTAATGCAACCGCAGCTACGCTTAACGAGGTGGTAGTAACCGCTTTGGGTATTAAGCGCGAAGAGAAAGCATTAGGCTATGCAGCCACAGTAGTAAAGGGGCAGGACCTGACCGATGCGCTTTCTAACAACTGGACCGACGCACTTTCTGGCAAGGTTGCCGGTTTAAACCTGATCCGCTCAAACAGTGGCCCTATGGGTTCTACAAAGATCATTTTGCGCGGTGAGAACAACCTGACCGGCGACAATGCCGCCCTGATTGTATTGGACGGTGTGGTAATCAGCAGCAGTAGCGGTCGCCGTTCTGCAATTGCGGGTGAGAGTGTTTACGGTACCAGCAGCGACAATATGCCGGCAGATTATGGCAGCAATGTGGACGACCTGAACCCAGAAGACATTGAAAGTGTAACCGTACTGAAAGGTGCCGCCGCCGCTGCTCTTTATGGCGAGCGTGGTAACAATGGTGCAGTTATCATCACCACCAAATCAGGCAACTCAAAAAAGAAAGGCCTGGGCGTTACACTTAACTCAAATGCATCAATTGCAAATGTAAACCGTTGGCCGGCTTTGCAGTATGAGTATGGCCAGGGTTTGGCAGGTGCTAACTACTACTCTTATGGTGCCAGTGCAGACGGGGCAAGTACCAGTGGTACCAGCTCTGCTTACGGTCCGCGGTTTGATGGACAGATGTTCTATCAGTTTGACCCCACCACGCAGACAGTAGGTAAAACGCGTACCCCGTGGGTGGCCTATCCTAATAGTGGTGTAAAACAATACTTTAACCAGGGACAAACCTACACCAATACCGTAACTGTTGATGGCGGTAATGACCGTACCAGTGGTCGTTTCTCTGTTACCAATGTAAAAAACACCTGGATTGTTCCTAACACAGGTTACGGTCGTAACTCGGCAGCCATGTCTATCAACTCAAAACTGACTGATAAGCTGACCATCAATTCAAAGGTTACTTATGATAACCGCTTCAGCGATAACCTGCCAGGCGCCGGATACGGTAATCAATCAATTATGTACTGGTTTATTTTCTGGCAGCCAAGTGCTGATATTAACTGGCTTAAAAACTATTGGAAATTGGGCCAGACAGATCGCGCTATTGAATATCCGTTCAGCTCGTTCCCAGAAAACCCTTATGCGGTAGCTTATGAGTTTTTGAATAAATCAAACCGTAACGCAATTACCGGCAATGCTTCTGCTACCTATCAGTTTACCAAAGAGTTAAGCCTGCAACTGCGCACCTCTTTAGACATGAGCTATGAGCAGCGCGAGCAGGATCGCCCGTATGATGCAGGTTCTAAATACGTTTATGGTTCATACCGTACGCAAGATATTTTTAACCAGGAGGTTAGCGGCGATTTCTTGTTACGCTATGCAAAAAAAATAGGTAAAGATTTTGACCTGAGTGTTACCGCCGGTGGCAGCATGCTGGCCAACCGTTATCGTAAAGATGAGGTTCGTGCCGACTCACTTACCTATCCGGGAGTTTACTCATACTCAAATGCAAAAGGTCCACTGATTTATGTTACATCGCCAGACAACCCGTATCAGCGCTATAATATCAATAGCTTTTACGGCATCATGGACGTAGCATATAAAAGCTACCTGTACTTAGAGTTAACCGACCGTCAGGATTATAACAGTAACCTGGCTACGCCACTGCGTACCAATAGTGTGGGCCTTAATTTCCCGTCGGCCAGCGCCAGCTTTATCCTGTCTGACGTGGCGAAGATGCCATCGTATATAGATTACCTTAAGTTCCGTGCCTCAGCAGCGCAAGTGGGTAACGGTGGTTTAGATGCTTACCGTACCGCGTTTAACTATGTATCGGCAGGTTCTTTGTTTGGTGGCGGTTTATCTAACCCTTCACTGTTAACCAACCCTAACATCCAGCCGTTGCGTACCACTACCTATGAGGTTGGTACAGAAGTAAATATGTTGAAAAACCGTATTGGATTTGACCTTGCTTTATATGCCGGTAATACTAAAAACCAACAGCTGGTGCGTCAGCTAGACCGTTCTTCTGGTTACCCTAGCTTTATCACCAACGTTGGCCAGGTAAATAACCAGGGTGTCGAATTTTCTATTCACGGCAGCCCTATCAAGAGCGACCGCGCAGGTGGCTTTAACTGGACACTGATGGGTACCTTCACCGCAAACCGTAATAAAATCATCTCGTTGCCAGACAGCACGCTTATCCTGCGTACAGGTTCTGTAGGCGGCGGCCAGGTGGTAGCTAAAGTAGGCGGCAGCATGGGCGATTTGTATGGTAACGGTTTCCTCCGCGCACCAGACGGACAGATTGTGTATGATAAAACAACCGGCTTTGCCAAACTGGCTCCGGGTGTAGTTTACCTGGGTAACACCATGCCTAAATACAAAGTGAGCTGGGGCAGTACCTGGACCTATAAAAACATAGCGCTGCACGTATTATTTGATGCGCAGCATGGTGCCGTGGCCCACTCGCTGATGAACTATAAAATGGTGGAGCAGGGTAAACTGCAAAGCACGCTGCCGGGTCGTTACAACGGTATCATTGGTAACGGTGTAGTACAGAATGCTGATGGTTCATACAGCCCTAATACCACACTTACCTTCGACGTAGATAACTACTACCGTTCACAAATGGGCCAAGACAATGCCGAGGGAAGCACCTTTAGTACAGACTTTATCAAGTTCAGAGAAGCCAGCCTGAGCTATACTCTGCCGGTTAACCTGGTTAAAAAAGCGGGTTTGCAACGCGTTACCATAGGCGTATACGGTCGCGATCTGTTCATCTGGTCGCCATGGCCTATGTTTGATCCGGAGTTTGGTACACTGAGCGGTACCGACA
- a CDS encoding FecR family protein: MNWDLLLNYVNGECTAAEEEQVNAWANEQTEHRYLLTYLERRAANLNQPLKQNDIDEQWLRLLDRIFEAPRNSNNSGFLRSYWITGVAASLLLFSVLGWLYFKKSIAINNMQQQVAQTSANTRDQVTLPDGSVVYMAPNSKITFTNAFNGSKREVHLTGEAFFDVKHLTNKPFIIHTDNKLSVTVLGTSFSVYARPHINTEVKVATGLVGVTTGNKVNYLKAGQELIFSETNHLASVKTVLAKEAASLQNQTLVFDKSDAGEIAEKLHRWYNVNVVAQPSAYKRPLFSGEMKDTGIADVLGGLTYATGLHYKYSNSNTILLF, encoded by the coding sequence GTGAACTGGGATCTACTACTAAACTATGTTAACGGAGAATGTACTGCTGCAGAAGAGGAACAGGTGAACGCCTGGGCCAATGAGCAGACAGAGCACCGTTACCTGTTAACCTACCTTGAACGCCGCGCGGCCAACCTAAACCAACCTTTAAAGCAAAATGATATTGACGAGCAATGGCTGCGCCTGCTTGATCGAATTTTTGAAGCGCCGCGCAATAGCAATAACTCGGGCTTCTTGCGCTCTTACTGGATAACCGGCGTTGCAGCCAGTTTGCTATTATTTAGTGTGCTGGGCTGGTTGTATTTTAAAAAATCAATCGCCATCAACAATATGCAGCAGCAGGTGGCCCAAACATCTGCCAACACACGCGATCAGGTTACCCTGCCAGATGGTTCTGTGGTTTACATGGCGCCCAACTCAAAAATCACTTTCACTAATGCCTTTAACGGCAGCAAACGCGAGGTACACTTAACCGGCGAGGCCTTTTTTGATGTAAAGCACCTTACCAACAAGCCTTTCATTATCCACACAGATAACAAGCTTTCGGTAACGGTGTTGGGTACATCATTTAGCGTGTATGCCCGTCCGCATATCAATACCGAGGTTAAAGTGGCCACTGGTTTGGTTGGCGTAACCACAGGCAACAAGGTAAACTACCTGAAAGCCGGTCAGGAGTTGATTTTCAGCGAGACCAATCACCTGGCATCAGTTAAAACCGTGCTGGCCAAAGAGGCTGCCTCATTACAAAACCAAACACTGGTATTTGATAAGAGCGATGCCGGAGAGATTGCCGAGAAACTGCATCGCTGGTACAACGTCAATGTAGTGGCGCAACCATCTGCCTATAAACGCCCATTATTTAGTGGTGAGATGAAAGACACCGGCATTGCCGATGTGCTGGGCGGCTTAACCTACGCAACAGGATTACACTATAAATACTCAAACTCAAACACTATCCTATTATTCTAA
- a CDS encoding RNA polymerase sigma factor, translated as MEQSNMSLWGTLEGFEDIFKENYSPLFRYVKGIVKDDDQAKDVLSDLFLNLWQQKDKLQINDLKPYLFRAARHGALKMVSPRYQSIELPDDVHNIPADAYNPFEKFVAKQSIRIVEDLIAKLPPLRKEMIELRLLGLKHAEIAEALEITEKKVEYNMREAIEQLTHAINHSSLDKATIAGGLMLINIIFTII; from the coding sequence ATGGAACAATCAAATATGTCGTTATGGGGAACGCTGGAGGGGTTTGAAGACATATTTAAAGAAAACTACTCGCCACTGTTTCGTTACGTTAAGGGTATTGTAAAGGATGATGATCAGGCTAAAGATGTGCTATCTGATCTTTTCCTCAACCTTTGGCAGCAAAAAGATAAGCTGCAGATTAATGATCTGAAGCCTTATTTGTTCCGTGCTGCACGCCATGGGGCCCTAAAAATGGTGTCACCCCGTTACCAGTCTATTGAGTTGCCTGATGATGTGCACAACATCCCGGCCGATGCCTACAACCCGTTTGAAAAGTTTGTTGCCAAGCAATCTATCCGTATTGTTGAAGATTTGATTGCCAAATTGCCACCACTACGCAAAGAGATGATTGAGCTGCGCCTGCTGGGCTTAAAACATGCCGAGATAGCCGAAGCGCTGGAGATCACCGAAAAAAAGGTGGAGTACAACATGCGCGAGGCTATTGAGCAACTTACCCATGCCATTAACCACAGCAGTCTGGATAAAGCCACCATTGCAGGTGGGCTGATGTTGATTAACATAATCTTCACCATTATTTAA
- a CDS encoding type I phosphomannose isomerase catalytic subunit encodes MSSLYPLKFKTIYKDKIWGGQKIKTYLHKDFGSLPNCGETWEISGVKSDVSVVDNGELVGQSLADLLEQHQGDLVGQHVYKHFGNTFPLLVKFIDANDDLSIQVHPDDKLAKERHNSFGKTEMWYVIEADPGSTLISGFSQQVDEKTYVEKLNSGHIMDILNREEVSAGDVFFLPAGRVHTIGKGLLIAEIQQTSDITYRIYDFDRVDDNGQKRELHTDLALAAIDYKVYDEYKTKYQAEQNANVHLVTCPYFTTNLMDYTETVSKDYSKLDSFVIHVCVEGSYTLKYDGGEVGVTMGECLLIPKVIGEVELVTSGGFKILESYIEEK; translated from the coding sequence ATGTCATCACTCTATCCGTTAAAATTCAAAACCATTTATAAAGACAAAATATGGGGCGGTCAAAAGATCAAAACCTATTTGCATAAAGATTTTGGCAGTTTGCCTAATTGCGGCGAAACCTGGGAAATATCGGGTGTAAAGTCTGACGTATCTGTGGTTGATAACGGGGAGTTGGTAGGCCAATCGCTGGCAGATCTGCTGGAACAACACCAGGGCGATCTGGTTGGTCAGCACGTATACAAGCATTTCGGTAATACCTTCCCGCTGCTGGTTAAGTTTATTGACGCTAATGATGATTTGTCAATCCAGGTGCACCCTGATGATAAATTGGCCAAAGAGCGCCATAACTCATTTGGTAAAACCGAAATGTGGTACGTAATAGAGGCCGATCCGGGTTCAACGTTGATTTCAGGCTTCAGCCAGCAGGTAGACGAGAAAACCTATGTAGAGAAGCTGAACAGCGGCCACATCATGGATATTCTGAACCGCGAAGAGGTAAGCGCAGGCGACGTGTTCTTTTTACCGGCCGGCCGTGTGCACACCATTGGTAAAGGTTTGTTGATTGCCGAAATTCAGCAAACATCAGATATCACTTACCGTATTTATGATTTTGACCGCGTTGATGATAATGGACAGAAACGCGAACTGCATACAGACCTGGCACTGGCTGCTATTGACTATAAGGTGTATGATGAGTACAAAACCAAATATCAGGCCGAGCAAAATGCCAATGTGCACCTGGTAACTTGTCCATATTTTACCACCAACCTGATGGATTATACCGAGACGGTGAGCAAAGACTATAGCAAGCTCGACTCATTTGTGATCCACGTTTGCGTTGAAGGTTCTTACACGCTGAAATATGACGGCGGCGAAGTTGGCGTAACCATGGGTGAGTGCCTGCTGATACCAAAAGTAATTGGCGAAGTTGAACTGGTAACCAGTGGAGGCTTTAAGATATTAGAAAGTTATATTGAAGAAAAATAA
- a CDS encoding isocitrate dehydrogenase (NADP(+)), whose amino-acid sequence MSKIKVANPVVELDGDEMTRIIWQFIKDKLILPYLELDIKYYDLGVEYRDETNDQVTIDAANAIKQYGVGIKCATITPDEARVKEFNLKQMWKSPNGTIRNILDGTVFREPIVMSNVPRLVPNWTAPICIGRHAFGDQYRATDFVTKGKGKLTITFTPEDGGEVQSFDVFNFKGDGVALAMYNTDESIRGFAHACFNQALMKGWPLYLSTKNTILKKYDGRFKDIFEEIYQADYKAKFDAAGITYEHRLIDDMVASALKWNGNFVWACKNYDGDVQSDTVAQGFGSLGLMTSTLVTPDGKTMEAEAAHGTVTRHYRDHQAGKPTSTNPIASIFAWTRGLEFRGLLDNNQELIDFCKALEQVCIETVESGKMTKDLAVCIHGNNVQHGKDFLYTEEFLEAINENLKAKLAK is encoded by the coding sequence ATGTCAAAAATTAAAGTAGCAAACCCGGTAGTTGAGCTTGATGGTGACGAAATGACCCGCATCATCTGGCAATTTATAAAAGATAAGCTGATCCTTCCATACCTTGAGCTGGATATCAAATATTATGATCTAGGTGTTGAGTATCGCGATGAAACCAACGACCAGGTAACTATTGACGCTGCTAACGCCATTAAACAATACGGTGTAGGTATTAAATGTGCCACCATCACTCCTGATGAGGCTCGTGTAAAAGAGTTTAACCTGAAACAAATGTGGAAATCGCCAAACGGCACTATCCGTAACATTCTGGACGGTACCGTATTCCGCGAGCCAATTGTAATGTCAAACGTACCACGCCTGGTGCCAAACTGGACTGCGCCTATCTGCATCGGCCGTCACGCTTTCGGCGATCAGTACCGTGCTACTGACTTTGTAACTAAAGGTAAAGGCAAACTGACCATCACCTTCACTCCAGAAGATGGCGGCGAAGTACAATCTTTCGATGTATTTAACTTTAAAGGCGATGGCGTTGCCCTGGCTATGTACAATACTGACGAGTCTATCCGCGGTTTTGCACATGCTTGTTTTAACCAGGCGCTGATGAAAGGCTGGCCTTTATACCTGTCAACCAAAAATACCATCCTTAAAAAATATGACGGTCGCTTTAAAGATATCTTTGAAGAGATCTATCAGGCAGATTACAAAGCTAAATTTGACGCTGCCGGTATTACTTACGAGCACCGTCTGATTGACGACATGGTTGCTTCTGCGCTGAAATGGAACGGTAACTTTGTTTGGGCTTGTAAAAACTATGATGGCGACGTACAGTCTGACACCGTAGCTCAAGGTTTCGGTTCACTGGGTCTGATGACTTCAACCCTGGTTACTCCAGATGGCAAAACCATGGAGGCTGAGGCTGCTCACGGTACCGTAACCCGTCACTATCGTGATCACCAGGCTGGTAAACCAACCTCTACCAACCCAATTGCATCTATCTTTGCCTGGACCCGCGGTCTGGAGTTCCGTGGTTTGTTAGACAACAACCAGGAGCTGATCGACTTCTGCAAAGCCCTGGAGCAAGTATGTATTGAAACTGTTGAAAGCGGCAAAATGACTAAAGACTTAGCCGTTTGTATCCACGGTAACAATGTACAACACGGTAAAGATTTCCTTTACACTGAAGAGTTCCTGGAAGCTATCAACGAGAACCTGAAAGCTAAACTGGCTAAATAA
- a CDS encoding DNA polymerase III subunit gamma/tau, with amino-acid sequence MDNFIVSARKYRPATFETVVGQQHITGTLKNAIKNNQLAQAFLFCGPRGVGKTTCARILAKTINCENLQPNGEACGECASCRAFQNGNSFNIHELDAASNNSVDDIRNLIDQVRIPPQGARYKVYIIDEVHMLSQAAFNAFLKTLEEPPHYAIFILATTEKHKILPTILSRCQIFDFNRIRVEDMSNHLANIAQKEGIGYEDDGLHIIAQKADGGLRDALSMFDQIVSFSGGKVTYSSVIDNLNILDYDYYFNVTDGLLKEDTARTLLLFDEILSKGFDGAHFISGLSGHFRNLLVGKDANTLKLLEVSDGIRTKYLQQSQATSVSFLLSAMNITNQCDLNYKLSKNQRLQVELALLKICHLPSALSMAAMPAEMSEGQLKKKPDTSAITPPAAPVSAPAPVQQAPQPVAVPEPRVTPAATPTPQPAPAATVAAPQTPAADKPKIAIPSMSGGGMLKIPSLKDVGKYTAEEIADEEDPYIKGTDKEAFTYDAFLQLWNEYAGQVKKAGKPMTFVNILTTNAPKQLSPTEFEVVVNNGTQENYFREEKADLMNFLRVALKNFDLNVNSRMDEQAVNRRPYTAVEKFQFMATKNPQLAELRKRFNLDLE; translated from the coding sequence GTGGATAATTTTATTGTATCGGCTCGTAAATACCGTCCGGCTACTTTTGAAACCGTTGTGGGTCAGCAGCATATTACTGGCACCTTAAAAAACGCGATCAAAAATAACCAGCTGGCGCAGGCATTTTTATTCTGCGGGCCACGTGGGGTAGGTAAAACAACGTGTGCTCGTATTTTGGCAAAAACCATTAACTGCGAGAATTTGCAGCCTAATGGCGAGGCCTGCGGCGAGTGCGCATCGTGCAGGGCATTTCAAAACGGTAACTCGTTTAACATACATGAGCTGGATGCGGCGTCTAATAACTCGGTAGACGACATTCGTAACCTGATTGACCAGGTACGCATCCCACCGCAGGGGGCGCGCTATAAGGTGTACATCATCGATGAGGTGCACATGCTCTCGCAAGCGGCTTTCAACGCGTTTCTGAAAACGCTGGAAGAACCGCCGCATTACGCCATTTTTATCCTGGCTACTACAGAGAAACATAAAATTTTACCAACTATCCTTTCGCGCTGTCAGATCTTTGATTTTAACCGCATCAGGGTAGAGGATATGTCTAATCACCTGGCCAATATTGCCCAAAAAGAGGGCATTGGTTATGAGGATGACGGCCTGCATATTATTGCCCAAAAGGCTGATGGCGGCTTGCGCGATGCGCTGTCTATGTTTGATCAGATTGTCAGCTTTAGCGGCGGTAAGGTAACTTACAGCTCTGTAATTGATAACCTGAACATACTGGATTATGATTACTATTTTAACGTAACCGACGGCCTGCTGAAAGAAGACACCGCCCGTACATTGCTGCTGTTTGACGAGATTTTGAGCAAAGGTTTTGACGGCGCACATTTTATTAGCGGTTTATCGGGACACTTCCGTAACCTGTTGGTGGGTAAGGATGCCAATACGCTGAAACTATTGGAGGTGAGCGATGGTATCAGGACCAAATACCTGCAGCAATCGCAAGCTACCTCGGTATCGTTCCTGCTGTCGGCTATGAATATTACCAACCAGTGCGACCTGAATTATAAGCTGAGCAAAAATCAACGCTTGCAGGTTGAGTTGGCGCTGTTAAAGATCTGTCACCTGCCATCGGCACTGAGTATGGCGGCCATGCCTGCTGAAATGTCCGAAGGGCAATTAAAAAAAAAACCTGATACCTCAGCAATAACGCCTCCGGCGGCTCCGGTTAGTGCACCTGCACCGGTACAACAAGCGCCGCAGCCGGTAGCCGTGCCAGAGCCAAGAGTAACACCGGCAGCAACGCCAACACCGCAACCCGCACCGGCGGCTACTGTAGCCGCGCCGCAAACACCCGCGGCAGATAAGCCCAAGATTGCCATTCCGTCTATGAGTGGTGGTGGCATGCTTAAAATTCCATCGCTGAAAGACGTGGGTAAGTATACCGCAGAAGAGATTGCTGACGAGGAAGATCCCTATATAAAAGGTACCGATAAGGAAGCTTTTACCTACGATGCTTTCCTGCAACTTTGGAACGAGTATGCCGGGCAGGTTAAAAAGGCCGGTAAGCCCATGACGTTTGTTAACATCCTGACCACCAATGCGCCAAAGCAATTGAGCCCGACAGAGTTTGAGGTGGTTGTGAACAACGGTACGCAAGAAAATTATTTCCGCGAGGAAAAGGCTGATCTGATGAACTTTCTTCGCGTAGCCCTCAAAAACTTTGATCTGAACGTAAACAGCCGTATGGACGAGCAGGCGGTAAACAGACGCCCTTACACCGCGGTAGAGAAATTTCAGTTTATGGCTACAAAAAACCCACAACTGGCCGAGCTGCGGAAGCGGTTTAACCTCGATCTGGAGTAA
- a CDS encoding VOC family protein encodes MSDYQIPAKTRIGHVHLKVSNLQRAMDFYCGLLGFELMTTYGEQAAFISAGGYHHHIGLNTWYSEGVAPAPQHAPGLFHTAILYPERRDLAVAVKRLMDAGYPLTGASDHGVSEAIYLDDPDGNGVELYWDRPKEEWPTDEHGNLTMYTRHLDMRALLALAN; translated from the coding sequence ATGAGCGATTATCAAATTCCGGCTAAAACACGTATCGGTCACGTGCATTTAAAAGTGAGTAACCTGCAACGCGCAATGGATTTTTACTGCGGATTGCTGGGCTTTGAGCTGATGACCACTTATGGCGAACAGGCCGCCTTTATATCTGCCGGTGGTTATCATCACCACATTGGGTTGAATACCTGGTACAGCGAGGGGGTTGCACCAGCGCCGCAGCATGCGCCGGGCTTGTTTCACACCGCAATATTGTACCCTGAAAGGAGAGATCTTGCTGTGGCGGTAAAACGCTTGATGGATGCCGGCTATCCGTTGACCGGCGCCAGTGATCATGGGGTGTCTGAAGCGATTTATCTGGATGATCCCGATGGTAATGGCGTAGAATTATATTGGGATCGCCCGAAAGAGGAATGGCCTACTGATGAGCATGGTAACCTGACCATGTATACCCGTCATTTGGATATGAGGGCCTTGCTGGCGCTGGCTAATTAA